One segment of Solanum stenotomum isolate F172 chromosome 1, ASM1918654v1, whole genome shotgun sequence DNA contains the following:
- the LOC125853853 gene encoding putative lipid-transfer protein DIR1 codes for MPMKGSKVGVLGMVVLGLLLIVEFTSGLSICKMNDDGLTSCKPSVTQPNPVEPSASCCEALSAADLQCLCSYRNSFVLPSLGIDPELALALPTKCNLTSPPNC; via the coding sequence ATGCCTATGAAAGGAAGCAAAGTGGGAGTTTTGGGTATGGTAGTTCTAGGACTACTACTTATAGTAGAATTTACAAGTGGATTGAGCATTTGTAAGATGAATGACGATGGTTTGACATCATGTAAGCCATCAGTAACACAGCCAAATCCAGTGGAGCCATCTGCTTCTTGCTGTGAAGCCTTGTCAGCTGCAGACTTGCAGTGCTTGTGTTCTTATAGGAATTCATTCGTATTGCCCTCTCTTGGAATTGATCCTGAACTTGCATTGGCTCTTCCTACTAAATGCAATCTCACTTCTCCTCCTAATTGTTAG
- the LOC125853841 gene encoding uncharacterized protein LOC125853841 isoform X2 — MANSDSTLPVPASAASPLSARKENVVPASSKIKELTESRQELLNRIQSLKTDLQSWRYKLDGQVKVYRDELSDLKKSLNVEVEQLRSEFQELKTTLQQQQEDVTNSLRNLGLQDASEETKEAEDVKPDKNEDTAQDLPKDNGKDTEE; from the exons ATGGCAAACTCCGATTCCACTCTACCTGTTCCTGCTTCTGCTGCTTCTCCGCTCTCTGCA AGGAAGGAGAATGTGGTACCGGCTAGCTCCAAAATTAAG GAATTGACTGAATCAAGGCAAGAGCTGCTCAATAGGATTCAGAGCTTGAAAACA GATCTTCAAAGCTGGAGATATAAGTTGGATGGCCAAGTAAAGGTCTATCGTGAT GAATTGTCAGATCTCAAGAAATCACTGAATGTTGAAGTGGAGCAACTTAGATCT GAATTTCAAGAGTTAAAAACAACTCTTCAGCAACAGCAGGAAGATGTTACTAACAGCTTAAGAAACTTAGGG CTTCAGGATGCCTCAGAAGAAACAAAAGAGGCTGAAGATGTCAAGCCTGATAAGAATGAAGATACTGCTCAGGATTTGCCAAAGGACAACGGTAAAGACACTGAGGAGTAG
- the LOC125853841 gene encoding uncharacterized protein LOC125853841 isoform X1, with product MANSDSTLPVPASAASPLSARKENVVPASSKIKELTESRQELLNRIQSLKTDLQSWRYKLDGQVKVYRDELSDLKKSLNVEVEQLRSVSNALEFQELKTTLQQQQEDVTNSLRNLGLQDASEETKEAEDVKPDKNEDTAQDLPKDNGKDTEE from the exons ATGGCAAACTCCGATTCCACTCTACCTGTTCCTGCTTCTGCTGCTTCTCCGCTCTCTGCA AGGAAGGAGAATGTGGTACCGGCTAGCTCCAAAATTAAG GAATTGACTGAATCAAGGCAAGAGCTGCTCAATAGGATTCAGAGCTTGAAAACA GATCTTCAAAGCTGGAGATATAAGTTGGATGGCCAAGTAAAGGTCTATCGTGAT GAATTGTCAGATCTCAAGAAATCACTGAATGTTGAAGTGGAGCAACTTAGATCTGTGAGCAATGCTCTA GAATTTCAAGAGTTAAAAACAACTCTTCAGCAACAGCAGGAAGATGTTACTAACAGCTTAAGAAACTTAGGG CTTCAGGATGCCTCAGAAGAAACAAAAGAGGCTGAAGATGTCAAGCCTGATAAGAATGAAGATACTGCTCAGGATTTGCCAAAGGACAACGGTAAAGACACTGAGGAGTAG